The following proteins are co-located in the Paludibaculum fermentans genome:
- a CDS encoding ROK family transcriptional regulator translates to MVSPNTATPATVRQVNRAILLNLIRTHQPVSRIQLSALTGIYRSNVSFIVEELIQEGLVCEKRGKPEGRGRVPMFLSLNPDGFQVVGVSIRAGETVSAVADLTGRIRQSTSFRTPKSPSAWLEHFRTALARLRSAAGPGPGTFHHLCVSVPGMVNQASGEILWMNALPNYSGYKLRDAAEAATGIATSVANDCHLATTCERWLDNTAGDLKNFVFLEVGDVGVGAGMIVNGELCTGHNSTFAAEFGHMVVDPSGPRCNCGRKGCWELFICDRATWGYYDATREFSASRFAEVIQAAKAGDRKAVRAFQKTAAQLSLGISNIVMVLNPEVVVLAGRVTEVWDLIYPSMANAVGTLPGKPQIRPARMSAEELFLHGAIRHALSGLFAAPQLG, encoded by the coding sequence ATGGTCAGCCCAAACACTGCGACACCAGCCACAGTGCGGCAGGTGAACCGCGCCATCCTGCTGAATCTCATCCGGACCCACCAGCCCGTTTCGCGGATCCAGCTCTCGGCGCTAACCGGGATCTACCGCAGCAATGTGTCATTCATCGTGGAAGAACTGATTCAGGAAGGGTTGGTGTGCGAGAAGCGCGGCAAGCCGGAGGGCCGCGGGCGCGTGCCCATGTTTCTTTCGCTGAACCCGGACGGGTTCCAGGTAGTGGGCGTCAGCATCCGGGCGGGCGAGACGGTCTCTGCGGTGGCTGACCTGACGGGACGCATCCGGCAGTCGACGTCCTTCCGGACACCAAAGTCGCCTTCCGCCTGGCTGGAGCATTTCCGCACTGCCCTGGCGCGGCTGCGCTCCGCGGCGGGGCCAGGGCCGGGCACCTTTCATCACCTGTGTGTCAGCGTACCGGGGATGGTGAACCAGGCGAGCGGCGAGATCCTCTGGATGAATGCGCTGCCGAATTACTCCGGCTACAAACTGCGGGATGCGGCGGAGGCGGCGACCGGGATTGCGACCAGCGTGGCCAACGACTGCCACCTGGCCACGACCTGCGAACGTTGGCTGGACAATACGGCGGGCGACCTGAAGAACTTCGTCTTCCTCGAGGTCGGCGATGTGGGTGTGGGTGCGGGGATGATCGTGAATGGCGAGCTCTGCACGGGTCACAATTCCACGTTCGCGGCGGAGTTCGGCCATATGGTGGTGGACCCGTCGGGGCCCAGGTGCAACTGCGGCCGCAAAGGCTGCTGGGAGTTATTCATCTGCGATCGCGCCACCTGGGGTTACTACGATGCAACCCGCGAGTTTTCCGCCAGCCGCTTTGCAGAGGTGATTCAGGCGGCGAAGGCCGGCGACAGGAAGGCGGTGCGCGCATTCCAGAAAACTGCCGCGCAGTTATCGCTGGGCATTTCCAACATTGTGATGGTGCTGAATCCGGAGGTAGTCGTTCTAGCCGGGCGCGTGACGGAGGTTTGGGACCTGATTTACCCATCCATGGCGAACGCGGTGGGCACGCTGCCCGGGAAACCGCAGATCCGTCCGGCGAGGATGTCGGCGGAGGAGTTGTTCCTGCATGGCGCGATCCGGCATGCCTTGAGCGGGCTGTTCGCCGCTCCGCAGTTGGGGTGA
- a CDS encoding sugar phosphate isomerase/epimerase family protein translates to MSTLTLKDREVGIFFWAEPDALATLRTVKSCGVVSGQLAIDGTVQLTPETTAAWKAAIAAEDFHVFTVFAAYEGESYADIPTVVRTVGFMPADTRAARELRTREVIDFAAALGVKSFGCHVGFIPHDPTHPEYIAVRDLVRRIADYAATFGMTYCLETGQEPADQLLAFFGDVDRSNVKINFDPANMILYGSGEPVAAFELLASQVISVHGKDGDWPDPAQPGSLGTERILGEGSVNIPKFMAALREKGYNGPVCVESGVHGEEQRWQTLSNAVKLLNSLR, encoded by the coding sequence ATGTCCACTCTCACTCTGAAAGACCGCGAAGTCGGTATCTTCTTCTGGGCCGAGCCCGACGCTCTGGCCACCTTGCGCACCGTGAAGTCCTGCGGCGTCGTCTCGGGCCAACTCGCCATCGATGGCACCGTGCAGCTCACGCCGGAAACGACCGCTGCCTGGAAAGCCGCCATCGCCGCTGAGGACTTCCACGTCTTCACGGTATTTGCCGCCTATGAGGGCGAGAGCTACGCCGATATCCCCACCGTGGTCCGCACGGTCGGCTTCATGCCGGCCGATACCCGCGCGGCCCGCGAACTGCGCACGCGCGAGGTGATCGACTTCGCCGCCGCGCTGGGCGTGAAGAGCTTCGGCTGCCACGTGGGCTTCATCCCCCACGACCCGACGCACCCCGAGTACATTGCCGTCCGCGATCTCGTGCGCCGCATCGCCGACTATGCCGCCACGTTCGGCATGACTTATTGCCTGGAGACCGGCCAGGAACCGGCCGATCAGCTCCTCGCCTTCTTCGGCGACGTCGATCGCAGCAACGTCAAAATCAACTTCGATCCCGCCAACATGATTCTCTACGGCTCCGGCGAACCCGTGGCCGCGTTTGAACTCCTGGCCAGCCAGGTGATCAGCGTGCACGGCAAGGATGGAGATTGGCCGGATCCCGCGCAGCCGGGTTCGTTGGGTACTGAGCGGATCCTGGGCGAAGGCTCCGTCAACATCCCCAAATTCATGGCGGCTCTGCGGGAGAAGGGCTACAACGGGCCCGTCTGCGTGGAGTCCGGAGTCCACGGGGAAGAGCAGCGCTGGCAGACGCTCAGCAATGCTGTGAAACTCCTCAACAGCCTCCGCTAA
- a CDS encoding ImmA/IrrE family metallo-endopeptidase, which produces MTAEFQIDVSWLAEAYGPIEIGKTAASLSIRIGEETATRIEDDWAKTVQSQTRVAAYPLAIWLASSWWRLRWEARPFKGVPGTSWRMAHELPAAGHGFLWPPLTFESDGERILASCRPTRPLSGEPLRYLADFRESISASSFERTIDDFLDLVLARLASSGVMGTELEAIWKEVREERQDPELARLRQLEACLGFEPDGAPEDVLSRLTLLDSAAGPGAINEIAPICSGPDPAQALAEIEAFASLPGVHAKVQIAANPSWEGAEVAPWVMGRELARHVRRESGLGTGAMSDGALADLIGMSSEVFGQVPEYRSPLGLAVRADQDTGLKLLFRKRNRPGRRFEAARFLGEQIRSNAEEIWLPSTDTSTVRQKVQRAFAAELLCPIDALSEFLRDDYSPAAFEAASETFGVSERAVESHLANNHLIPSDWVSAG; this is translated from the coding sequence ATGACAGCGGAATTTCAGATCGACGTTTCGTGGTTAGCCGAGGCCTATGGCCCGATCGAGATCGGCAAGACGGCGGCATCCCTCAGCATCCGGATTGGCGAAGAGACAGCCACGCGCATCGAGGACGACTGGGCGAAAACGGTTCAGTCTCAAACCAGAGTGGCGGCCTATCCGCTTGCAATTTGGCTTGCCTCCTCGTGGTGGAGGTTGCGCTGGGAAGCGCGCCCGTTCAAAGGTGTTCCCGGCACCTCCTGGCGCATGGCTCACGAACTGCCGGCTGCCGGTCACGGCTTCCTGTGGCCCCCCCTCACCTTTGAGAGCGATGGGGAGCGAATTCTGGCGTCCTGCCGGCCGACACGCCCCTTATCTGGAGAACCGCTGCGCTACCTGGCGGACTTTCGAGAATCGATTTCCGCTTCCAGTTTCGAGCGCACCATCGATGATTTCCTTGATCTGGTTCTTGCCAGATTGGCTTCATCGGGAGTTATGGGGACAGAGCTCGAAGCAATCTGGAAGGAAGTCCGCGAGGAGCGGCAGGATCCCGAACTTGCACGGCTACGCCAGTTGGAAGCGTGCCTCGGCTTCGAACCAGACGGAGCCCCGGAGGACGTCCTGTCCAGGCTGACCCTATTGGACAGTGCCGCCGGCCCCGGTGCGATCAACGAGATCGCCCCGATCTGCTCCGGGCCGGATCCTGCCCAGGCCTTGGCCGAAATCGAAGCGTTTGCCTCTTTGCCCGGGGTTCACGCCAAAGTCCAAATCGCCGCCAATCCCAGTTGGGAGGGAGCTGAGGTTGCTCCTTGGGTGATGGGGCGCGAGCTCGCCCGACACGTTCGTAGAGAAAGCGGCTTAGGCACCGGTGCCATGTCGGATGGGGCTCTTGCGGACTTGATTGGCATGAGCAGCGAAGTATTTGGGCAAGTACCCGAATATCGCTCTCCTCTTGGGTTGGCGGTTAGGGCCGATCAGGACACTGGCCTGAAGCTTCTGTTCCGGAAGCGAAACCGTCCCGGACGCCGATTTGAGGCGGCGCGATTTCTTGGGGAACAAATCAGGTCGAATGCTGAAGAGATCTGGCTGCCTTCGACCGACACAAGCACCGTGCGGCAGAAAGTCCAAAGAGCTTTCGCCGCTGAGCTTCTGTGCCCCATTGATGCGCTTTCCGAGTTCCTCCGGGACGACTACTCGCCAGCGGCGTTCGAGGCGGCGTCCGAGACCTTCGGCGTCTCCGAGCGGGCTGTAGAGAGCCATTTGGCGAACAACCACCTGATCCCCTCCGATTGGGTCTCCGCTGGTTAA
- a CDS encoding Gfo/Idh/MocA family oxidoreductase, translating to MSDSKTRRFFLGALSAASAVRVWGANDKVNVGIVGLGGRGSSHLNTYSGLAEAQVVAICDVNQAAREKGQAALARKSLEKATEFEDMRQMFADPKVEAVSIATPNHWHALSAIWAMKAGKDVYGEKPACYNIHEGMRMIQVQRETKRIMQVGSQHRSLPFKIKAIEALQQGLIGKLYMSKALCYKLRPSIGHTPDTPTPPGVNWDLFLGPAPMRPFNQKRFAYFWHWFWDTGNGDIGNQGVHETGIARWALGDPVWPKTAMAFGGKFGLDDDTETPNTLTAGFSYVSEQLVIEVRGKMTNGEGVRQARVVTAGPAPGARGGQRPAAGAAPAEAPPAAPAPTQVGPASNPLNVGVGNLFYGSDGWAAMSDQGFQAYKGDSSELIMEERPERGRGGDSTGLHMQNFLACVKSRQEKDLHDPIANAVPSANLCHLANISYRVGRGLKIEPGPIPKFTGDSEAAKMITRPAYRKPYEV from the coding sequence ATGTCAGATTCAAAAACTCGCAGGTTCTTCCTCGGTGCGCTGAGTGCTGCGTCGGCTGTTCGCGTCTGGGGCGCCAATGACAAGGTGAACGTCGGCATCGTGGGCCTGGGCGGCCGCGGCAGCAGCCACCTCAACACCTATTCCGGCTTGGCCGAGGCTCAGGTAGTCGCCATCTGCGACGTCAACCAGGCCGCACGCGAGAAAGGCCAGGCCGCCCTGGCGAGAAAGAGCCTGGAAAAGGCCACTGAATTCGAGGACATGCGGCAGATGTTCGCCGACCCGAAGGTCGAGGCGGTCTCCATCGCAACTCCCAACCACTGGCACGCGCTTTCCGCCATCTGGGCCATGAAAGCGGGCAAGGACGTCTACGGGGAAAAGCCGGCCTGCTACAACATCCACGAAGGAATGCGGATGATCCAGGTGCAGCGCGAGACGAAACGCATCATGCAGGTGGGTTCGCAGCATCGGAGCCTGCCGTTCAAGATCAAGGCGATCGAGGCCCTCCAGCAGGGTCTGATCGGAAAGCTCTACATGAGCAAGGCGCTGTGTTACAAGCTGCGCCCCTCCATCGGGCACACGCCGGACACGCCCACGCCCCCCGGCGTGAATTGGGATCTGTTCCTGGGGCCCGCCCCCATGCGGCCCTTCAACCAGAAGCGCTTCGCGTATTTCTGGCACTGGTTCTGGGATACCGGCAACGGCGATATCGGCAATCAGGGCGTGCACGAGACCGGCATCGCCCGTTGGGCACTGGGCGATCCCGTGTGGCCGAAGACGGCCATGGCGTTCGGCGGCAAGTTCGGCCTCGATGACGACACGGAGACCCCGAATACGCTGACGGCCGGCTTCAGCTATGTTAGCGAGCAACTCGTCATCGAGGTGCGCGGCAAAATGACCAACGGCGAAGGCGTGCGGCAGGCCCGCGTAGTCACGGCCGGACCCGCGCCCGGTGCGCGCGGCGGACAGCGGCCCGCGGCCGGTGCGGCGCCCGCCGAGGCTCCTCCCGCCGCTCCAGCGCCTACTCAAGTGGGACCGGCGAGCAATCCGCTCAACGTCGGGGTCGGCAATCTCTTCTACGGCAGCGACGGTTGGGCCGCGATGAGCGATCAGGGGTTCCAGGCGTACAAGGGCGATTCCAGCGAACTCATCATGGAAGAGCGGCCCGAGCGCGGCAGGGGCGGCGATTCCACGGGGCTCCACATGCAGAACTTCCTGGCTTGCGTGAAGTCGCGCCAAGAGAAGGACCTTCATGACCCCATCGCCAACGCGGTGCCCAGCGCCAATCTGTGCCATCTGGCGAACATCAGCTACCGCGTGGGTCGTGGGTTGAAAATAGAGCCGGGTCCGATTCCGAAGTTCACGGGCGACTCCGAAGCAGCCAAAATGATCACGCGCCCGGCGTATCGCAAACCGTACGAAGTGTAA
- a CDS encoding TonB-dependent receptor: MSATGHTLHQSGRSPQRLKAALAGLLILFAAAPAFAQGYRASITGKVTDPSGAAVPGATVRATDTATNIETKAATNPEGLYVITFLLPGSYRLTVEATGFKSSVRQGISLQVNDRMTIDVSLQVGEVKDSVTVTGEGPLLTPESASMGQVISNKTIVELPLNGRNPLALQQLVSGVIPTGQSGNVNLTRPWDTNGVSDVSVSGAPNRGNMVTLNGVYAKGGNQVSFTPSIDAVEEFKVQKNSYDAEYGHAAGGTINVATKSGTNELHGALYEFLRNEKFDANSFFANRTGATKAKFHMNQFGATAGAPVYLPKVYDGRNKSFWFFNWESVRQNTPPSTTSTTVPTEAQRAGDFSSVRTGAGAPILIYDPTTVAPVEGKPNTYIRTPFPNNKIPTDRQSSIARNVLGYIPMPNRGGDPISGAMNYVSTGGGVLNYDQYGTRIDHNFGEKSRIFGYVGIANYGADNLNLFNNLTTASTSFQKTRLASIDYVRNLQPDFILNARLGYSRKYEGTFAGSQGFNVASLGFPQSLVTQLPFQVFPQFSIGDATGLGSGGPSYNASDGWNGYIGFTKVKSKHTMKFGMYALVLREYDDRGASSGSSGSYSFGRNWTQSDPFTANATSGWGAASFLLGLPASGTVGVGGYQATQTTYYEWYFQDDYKLSSRLTLNLGLRWEFQGPTTDRFDRVIRSYDFGYVPTIASAAQAAYLKSPYPGLANIDVKGAPLFAGVNGQSRSYLDPEYDSWGPRIGLAYKLNQRVVLRSGFGTFFNPRLTGVDLGGFNTSTPMVTTIDSLTPASTLANPFPSGLNLVPCATRNPECLLGTGITFRNPKVKTPAVLNYSTGLQFELPGRWLLDAAYVGSTTRRFNPNWAPNALPASYLSLGNALLSAVANPFYGLIPASAGTLGSKTFPLYQLLAKNPNYPVTTNMAVAGVGHNTYHSAQFSLERRFANDFSILSSYTWSKLMAHSNYMNPGFSDAFENMVADIDRTQRLVINGIYNLPVGKGKRFAINSTILDHVIGGWQLSGVGAFQSGAPIKTNSNTVATGQSIFTSDRNVDKWFNPGAFAVQQGIAQPFGQRTLTQYLSQFRNQGIANYDISVNKSFQLAERFRLQFRSEFFNVFNRTQFASPNVNVTSATYGKVTSQANIPRQIQFGLKLVY, encoded by the coding sequence ATGAGTGCTACAGGTCACACACTCCATCAGAGTGGGCGATCGCCGCAAAGGCTGAAGGCCGCCTTGGCCGGCCTGCTGATTCTGTTCGCGGCCGCCCCCGCCTTTGCGCAAGGCTATCGCGCCAGCATCACAGGCAAAGTCACTGACCCCAGCGGAGCGGCCGTGCCCGGCGCTACCGTCCGAGCCACCGACACCGCCACCAATATCGAAACCAAAGCGGCCACCAACCCGGAAGGCCTCTATGTCATCACCTTCCTGCTGCCCGGCAGCTACAGGCTCACCGTCGAAGCTACCGGCTTCAAGTCCTCCGTCCGCCAGGGCATCAGCCTGCAGGTGAACGACCGTATGACCATTGATGTCTCCCTGCAGGTCGGCGAGGTCAAGGACAGTGTGACCGTTACCGGAGAAGGCCCCCTCCTGACGCCCGAGTCAGCCTCCATGGGCCAGGTCATCAGCAACAAGACGATCGTCGAACTACCCCTCAACGGCCGCAATCCGCTGGCCCTTCAGCAACTGGTCAGCGGCGTGATCCCCACCGGCCAGAGCGGCAACGTGAACCTGACCCGCCCCTGGGATACCAACGGCGTCTCCGACGTCTCAGTCAGTGGAGCCCCGAATCGCGGCAACATGGTCACCCTCAACGGCGTCTACGCCAAGGGCGGCAACCAGGTCTCCTTCACGCCTTCGATTGACGCAGTAGAGGAATTTAAGGTCCAGAAAAACTCCTATGACGCCGAGTATGGCCACGCCGCCGGCGGCACCATCAACGTCGCCACCAAGTCCGGCACCAACGAACTGCATGGCGCGCTCTACGAATTCCTGCGCAATGAGAAGTTCGACGCCAACAGCTTCTTCGCCAACCGCACCGGCGCCACCAAAGCCAAGTTCCACATGAACCAGTTCGGCGCCACGGCCGGTGCGCCCGTCTACCTGCCCAAGGTATATGACGGCCGCAACAAGAGCTTCTGGTTCTTCAACTGGGAGTCGGTCCGCCAGAACACGCCGCCCTCCACGACATCCACCACGGTGCCCACCGAGGCCCAGCGCGCGGGCGATTTCTCGTCCGTAAGGACCGGCGCCGGTGCGCCAATCCTGATCTACGATCCGACCACGGTGGCCCCGGTCGAGGGCAAGCCGAACACCTATATCCGCACCCCATTCCCGAATAACAAGATCCCCACTGACCGGCAGAGCAGCATCGCCCGGAACGTACTCGGCTACATCCCCATGCCCAACCGCGGGGGCGACCCGATCAGTGGCGCCATGAACTATGTCTCCACCGGCGGCGGCGTCCTCAACTACGATCAGTACGGCACCCGCATCGATCACAACTTCGGCGAGAAGAGCCGCATTTTCGGCTACGTCGGTATCGCCAACTACGGCGCCGACAACCTGAACCTCTTCAACAACCTCACCACGGCCAGCACATCCTTCCAGAAGACGCGCCTCGCGTCCATCGACTACGTGCGCAACCTCCAGCCGGACTTCATCCTCAATGCCCGTCTTGGCTACTCCCGCAAGTACGAAGGCACCTTCGCCGGCAGCCAGGGCTTCAATGTCGCCTCGCTCGGCTTCCCGCAATCGCTGGTCACCCAGCTACCGTTCCAGGTCTTTCCGCAGTTCAGCATCGGCGACGCCACCGGACTCGGCTCCGGCGGCCCGTCCTACAACGCTTCCGACGGGTGGAACGGCTACATCGGCTTCACCAAGGTGAAGTCCAAGCACACGATGAAGTTCGGCATGTACGCCCTCGTCCTGCGCGAGTACGACGACCGCGGCGCCAGCTCCGGCAGTTCCGGCAGCTACAGCTTCGGCCGCAACTGGACCCAGTCCGACCCGTTCACCGCCAATGCCACCTCCGGCTGGGGCGCGGCGTCTTTCCTGCTGGGCCTGCCCGCTAGCGGCACAGTGGGCGTGGGCGGCTACCAGGCCACCCAGACCACTTACTACGAATGGTATTTCCAGGATGACTACAAGTTGAGCAGCCGCCTCACCCTGAACCTCGGCCTGCGCTGGGAGTTCCAGGGACCCACGACCGATCGCTTCGACCGCGTCATCCGCTCCTACGACTTCGGCTACGTGCCCACCATCGCCTCCGCGGCCCAGGCCGCTTACCTCAAGAGCCCCTACCCCGGCCTCGCCAATATCGACGTCAAGGGCGCTCCCCTCTTCGCCGGCGTCAACGGCCAGAGCCGCAGCTATCTCGATCCCGAGTACGATAGCTGGGGGCCCCGCATCGGCCTCGCCTACAAACTGAACCAGCGCGTGGTGCTGCGTTCCGGCTTCGGGACCTTCTTCAATCCGCGGCTCACCGGCGTCGACCTCGGCGGCTTCAACACCAGCACGCCGATGGTCACCACCATCGACAGCCTGACGCCCGCCAGCACCCTGGCCAATCCGTTCCCGTCGGGCCTCAACCTGGTGCCCTGCGCCACCCGCAACCCCGAGTGCCTGCTCGGCACGGGCATCACCTTCCGCAATCCGAAGGTCAAGACACCTGCGGTACTGAACTACTCCACCGGCCTGCAGTTCGAACTGCCCGGCCGCTGGCTGCTGGACGCCGCCTATGTCGGCTCCACTACACGGCGCTTCAATCCGAACTGGGCGCCGAACGCCCTGCCCGCGTCCTACCTCTCGCTGGGGAACGCCCTGCTGTCCGCCGTGGCCAATCCCTTCTACGGTCTCATTCCAGCCTCGGCCGGCACGCTTGGCTCCAAGACCTTCCCCTTGTACCAACTGCTGGCGAAGAATCCGAACTACCCCGTGACCACGAACATGGCCGTGGCCGGCGTGGGCCACAACACCTACCACAGCGCCCAGTTCTCGCTGGAACGCCGCTTCGCCAACGACTTCAGCATCCTGAGCTCGTACACCTGGTCGAAGCTCATGGCCCACTCCAACTACATGAACCCCGGCTTCTCCGATGCCTTCGAGAACATGGTGGCCGACATCGACCGCACCCAGCGCCTCGTCATCAACGGCATCTACAACCTGCCCGTCGGCAAGGGCAAGCGCTTTGCCATCAACTCCACCATCCTCGATCACGTCATCGGCGGCTGGCAGTTGAGCGGCGTCGGAGCCTTCCAGTCGGGGGCGCCCATCAAGACCAACAGCAATACCGTCGCCACCGGCCAGTCGATCTTCACCTCCGACCGCAATGTCGACAAGTGGTTCAACCCCGGAGCCTTCGCCGTCCAGCAGGGCATCGCCCAGCCCTTCGGGCAGCGCACGCTCACCCAGTACCTGAGCCAGTTCCGCAACCAGGGCATTGCCAACTACGACATCTCGGTCAACAAGTCCTTCCAGCTGGCCGAACGCTTCCGGCTGCAGTTCCGGTCTGAATTCTTCAACGTGTTCAACCGCACGCAGTTCGCCTCACCCAACGTCAACGTCACCAGCGCCACTTACGGCAAGGTGACGTCACAAGCCAACATCCCTCGCCAGATTCAGTTTGGTCTGAAGCTGGTCTACTAA